The Lytechinus pictus isolate F3 Inbred chromosome 15, Lp3.0, whole genome shotgun sequence genome contains a region encoding:
- the LOC129278293 gene encoding D-dopachrome decarboxylase-like yields MPIVEFVTNVPVDQFPEGFVARAATKVSEVLGKPLPAISISLRHEAMFRMGSDAPCLMIFAASVDNFTDQEDNRKYSKELIDFAAAEFNVPIERINLIMQTLSRWQIGLLGGVLLGDRMKPAK; encoded by the exons ATGCCTATCGTCGAATTCGTCACCAATGTCCCCGTCGACCAGTTCCCCGAGGGATTCGTGGCCCGTGCCGCTACTAAAGTATCAGAAGTGCTTGGAAAACCACTTCCA GCTATTTCAATCTCCTTACGTCACGAGGCCATGTTTCGAATGGGGAGCGACGCCCCTTGTCTCATGATTTTCGCCGCCAGCGTCGACAACTTCACTGACCAAGAGGACAATAGGAAGTATTCAAAGGAGCTCATCGACTTCGCCGCTGCTGAGTTCAACGTCCCAATCGAAAG AATCAACCTGATAATGCAGACTCTGTCTCGGTGGCAGATCGGACTTCTTGGTGGCGTGCTTCTCGGTGACAGGATGAAACCAGCCAAATGA